From the genome of Papaver somniferum cultivar HN1 chromosome 2, ASM357369v1, whole genome shotgun sequence, one region includes:
- the LOC113351598 gene encoding uncharacterized protein LOC113351598, with product MLSYMESSRKFATCHNLLALLIMKRKSCIFITQGNLWFETSSKSLDILLTGSSPEFLQSIISQLQAQFPIKDLGDLHYFLGLEVKRDSSTLFLSQTKYAMDLFKRFNMEGEKACQTPFAVSDKLLKDVGELLDDSSEYRSLVGSLHYLTWTRPEIFYVVYLVCQHMQHPRVSHLTAAKRILRYIKGTLHFGLEFTKGSFFLLVFSDADWSCNVDDKKSTGGYCVLLGSNLVSWSFKKQTKVARSST from the exons ATGCTTTCTTACATGGAGAGCTCAAGGAAATTTGCTACATGTCACAACCTTCTGGCTTTATTGATCATGAAAAGAAAATCATGTATTTTTATTACACAAGGAAatttatggtttgaaacaagctccaagagcttg GACATCCTTCTTACTGGCTCTTCACCTGAATTTCTTCAATCCATAATTTCTCAACTTCAAGCTCAGTTTCCAATCAAGGATCTTGGAGATTTGCATTACTTCTTGGGACTTGAAGTGAAAAGAGATTCTTCTACTTTGTTTCTTTCTCAGACCAAATATGCCATGGATCTGTTTAAAAGATTTAATATGGAAGGTGAAAAAGCTTGTCAAACCCCTTTCGCAGTCTCAGATAAATtgttaaaagatgttggtgaatTACTTGATGATTCATCTGAATACAGGTCTCTAGTGGGTTCTCTTCACTATCTTACATGGACAAGGCCTGAGATTTTCTATGTTGTGTATCTAGTTTGTCAGCACATGCAACATCCTAGAGTTTCACATCTCACTGCAGCTAAAAGAATTCTCAGATACATTAAGGGTACTCTCCATTTTGGCTTGGAATTTACAAAAGGTTCTTTTTTCTTATTAGTcttttcagatgctgattggtCTTGTAATGTTGATGATAAAAAGTCTACAGGTGGATATTGTGTATTATTGGGATCCAATTTGGTTTCTTGGTCTTTTAAAAAGCAAACAAAAGTTGCCAGATCTAGCACATAG